The DNA window GTGCATTGGCAACTGGCAATCCATGGGGGGCGGCTGGCGTAATTCTTTTGGAGCGGCTTATTTGCAGCATGAGAGAAGCCGGCAGGAAGTGGGGACTGGTAATCTGCGGAGCCACCGGTGGCCAGGCAATTGCCGCTGTAGTAAGAATTATATAGGAAATGCGAATCATATTGTGAGAGGTCAGAGTGCAATGAACAAACCAATGGAAGGAATTACAGTCATAGAATTGGCAAACTATGTCGCTGGACCGGTTGTCGGCAGGATGCTGGCAGATATGGGGGCCAGGGTCATTAAGATAGAAGGAAGAGGCGGCGATGCCTGGCGGAAAACTTCGGCCAGCAATACACAGACAGACTGGGATGAAAATCCTTTATTCGATCTTTTCAATATTGGCAAAGAATCGCTCAGTTTGAATCTCAAAACAGAGGAAGGCAAGGAAATCTTTTTCGAACTGCTAAAGGAAGCCGACATTTTGATAACAAATACCCGTCAGAATTCACTGATGAAGCTCGGAGTGGATTACGATTCTATAAAGGAGTGCTACCCCCGTTTGATTTATGCGACGTTGACCGGATATGGCTATAATGGGCCGGACTGCAATGCCCCCGGCTTTGACAACATTGCGTTCTGGTCCCGCTCGGGTTTCAGCGCAGACATGACGATCGGCGAGCCAGAAAGTTATCCTGTCAACAGCCGATATGGGATGGGCGATACCATTGCGGGAACCACACTATTCGGAGCGGTCATGGCGGCTTTATACAAAAGAGAAAGGACTGGCCAGGGGGAATTTGTCACTACATCCCTGTTCAATGCCGGGATATGGGCATTCGGCGGCGGTATCGTTATGGCTGAGAAACCATATGAACACCGTTTCCCGGAGATTCGCAACATGGGAATACCAATGAATCTGGTCTATCGCTGTGCGGACGGTGAATGGATCCGCTGCACCATATTTGAATTTGAACGCTATGCTTATAAATTCTTTGACGCGCTGGA is part of the [Clostridium] symbiosum genome and encodes:
- a CDS encoding CaiB/BaiF CoA-transferase family protein, with protein sequence MNKPMEGITVIELANYVAGPVVGRMLADMGARVIKIEGRGGDAWRKTSASNTQTDWDENPLFDLFNIGKESLSLNLKTEEGKEIFFELLKEADILITNTRQNSLMKLGVDYDSIKECYPRLIYATLTGYGYNGPDCNAPGFDNIAFWSRSGFSADMTIGEPESYPVNSRYGMGDTIAGTTLFGAVMAALYKRERTGQGEFVTTSLFNAGIWAFGGGIVMAEKPYEHRFPEIRNMGIPMNLVYRCADGEWIRCTIFEFERYAYKFFDALDVHKEMENMGVTSLDRSMEKAADVVPLFEEKFLKKTSTEWINLFAKLDIVCGRLNHFRDVLADEQAWANDYLQRYHCTNGAERILPSCPVRFGEGGAFPVGEPVMYGASNEVILQELGYTSEQIGEFSVRGVLG